The genomic interval AAGAGCGCGACCGCTAAAAGCGCAACGGCCAAGGCCGTCGCCTGCCGCACCGGTCGCATGCCCTGCGCTGCATGATGAATTCAGTTTTGAGCCCAGATGCACCCACGGCATCGGTTCCGCGGCCAGCATCCGAGCACCATCGAAATTCGAATTGACGGCCCCTCAATCGGATTTCACCGAAGCTGGCCTTTTGGGGCGTGCAGCACAGCTTCCGTCTCCCGCTTAAGTGCTTTATCGGGATGCGTTCGGGCTTGCCTTCGGGAGGGGCAGGTCGGGACAGTCTCCCTCAAGAAGCGGCTGCGATGTTCGATAAGATCCTGATTGCCAACCGGGGCGAAATCGCCTGCCGCATCATCAAGACGGCCCGGAAGATGGGCATCAAGACGGTGGCGGTCTATTCGGACGCCGATCGCGATGCGGTCCACGTCGCGATGGCCGACGAGGCGGTGCATATCGGCCCGGCGCCCGCCGCGCAGTCCTACCTTCTGATCGAAAAGATCATCGACGCCTGCAAGCAGACCGGCGCCCAGGCGGTCCATCCGGGTTACGGCTTCCTCTCCGAGCGCGAGGCGTTCCCGAAGGCGCTGGCGGAAGCCGGCATCGTCTTCATCGGCCCCAATCCCGGCGCCATCGCCGCCATGGGCGACAAGATCGAGTCGAAGAAGGCCGCAGCAGCGGCGCAGGTCTCGACGGTGCCGGGCTTCCTCGGCGTGATCGAGAGCCCTGAGCACGCCGTGACCATCGCCGACGAGATCGGCTATCCCGTGATGATCAAGGCGTCGGCGGGCGGCGGCGGCAAGGGCATGCGCATCGCCGAATCGGCCGACGAGGTCGCCGAGGGCTTCGCCCGCGCCAAGTCCGAGGCCTCGTCCTCCTTCGGCGACGACCGCGTCTTCGTGGAAAAATTCATCACCGACCCGCGCCACATCGAGATCCAGGTGATCGGCGACAAGCACGGCAACGTGATCTATCTCGGCGAGCGCGAGTGCTCGATCCAGCGCCGCAACCAGAAGGTCATCGAGGAGGCGCCGTCGCCGCTTCTCGACGAAGAGACCCGCCGCAAGATGGGCGAGCAGGCGGTCGCGCTCGCCAAGGCCGTGAATTACGACTCCGCCGGCACCGTCGAGTTCGTCGCCGGCCAGGACAAGTCGTTCTACTTCCTCGAAATGAACACCCGCCTGCAGGTGGAGCACCCGGTCACCGAGATGATCACCGGGCTCGACCTCGTCGAACTGATGATCCGGGTGGCCGCCGGCGAGAAGCTGCCGCTGACGCAGGATCAGGTGAAGCTCGACGGCTGGGCGGTCGAGAGCCGCGTCTATGCCGAGGATCCGACCCGCAACTTCCTGCCCTCGATCGGCCGGCTGACCACCTACCAGCCGCCGGAGGAGGGCCCGCTCGGCGGGGCGACCGTGCGCAACGATACCGGCGTGGAGGAGGGCGGCGAGATCGCGATCCACTACGATCCGATGATCGCCAAGCTCGTGACCTGGGCGCCGACCCGCCTGGAGGCCATCGACGCGCAGGCGACCGCGCTCGACGCCTTCGCCATCGAGGGCATCCGCCACAACATCCCCTTCCTCGCCACCCTGATGGCCCATCCCCGCTGGCGCGACGCCCGGCTCTCGACGGGCTTCATCAAGGAGGAGTTCCCGGACGGCTTCATCGCACCCGAGCCCGAGGGGCCGGTCGCCCATCGGCTCGCGGCGGTGGCGGCGGCGATCGACCACAAGCTCAACATCCGCAAGCGCGGCATCTCCGGCCAGATGCGCGACCCGAGCCTGCTGACCTTCCAGCGCGAGCGCGTGGTGGTGCTCTCCGGCCAGCGCTTCAACGTCACCGTCGATACGCAAGGCGACGACCTCCTCGTCACCTTCGACGACGGCACGACAGCCGCGGTGCGCAGCGCGTGGCGCCCCGGCGCGCCGGTCTGGAGCGGTACGGTGGGCGATCAGTCGGTCGCGATCCAGGTGCGCCCGCTCCTCAACGGCGTGTTCCTGCAGCATGCGGGCGCGGCGGCGGAAGCGCGGGTCTTCACCCGCCGCGAGGCCGAACTCGCCGACCTGATGCCGGTCAAGGAGAATGCCGGCTCCGGCAAGCAGCTCCTTTGCCCGATGCCCGGCCTGGTCAAGCAGATCATGGTCAGCGAGGGCCAGGAGGTGAAGAACGGCGAGCCGCTGGCCATCGTCGAGGCGATGAAGATGGAGAACGTGCTGCGCGCCGAGCGCGACGGCACCATCTCCAAGATCGCCGCGAAAGAAGGTGACAGCCTCGCGGTCGATGCGGTGATCCTGGAATTCGCCTGATCGGCAGAACACGCCTGCCATCGTGAGCGAAGCGGTCCGGCGGCGCGACGATTTCGCGATCTGCCCGACCGCTTCTCCTTTCCCCGAACGTCCGGACTGACGACGCACGAGAGGGATCGGGGGCGGATCGCCTCGGTCTTCGACCGCATCCGCCGGAGAGCGGGCACGCCCCTCCATCCGCCCTCAAGGATATGCCGCTCTATTTCGCCTACGGCGCCAACATGGACGCCGCCGCCATGGCCCAGCGCTGCCCGGCCTCGCAGCTGATCGGGCGCGGGCGCTTGCCGCGGCACCGCTTCATCATCATGCGGGAGGGCTGGGCCTCCGTGGTGCGCGCGCCGGGCGCCACGGTGTGGGGCGTGCTGTGGGAACTGGCGCTCTCCGACGTGCCGGCCCTCGACCGCTACGAGGGTGTGGCCGGCGGCCTCTACGTGAAGGCCTATCAGCCGATCGTCACCGATGGCGGCACGAAGCGCGCCCTGATCTATCTCGGCCGCAGCGGAGCCGGCGGCCTGCCGCGGCCGGGCTATCTCGAAGCCGTGCTCGCGGCGGGGCAGGCGGCTCAACTGCCGGGGCCCTACCTCCAGGAGATCCGCGGCTGGCAGCGCCGAACTCCGGCCTGACCCGCGCATCGCGCACGGCTCGAAGCGACCCCTGGTACTTGCACTGCGCGACTTTCGGCTGGAACCTCCTCGGCAGCCCGCTATCCGCCGTGCTGCTTCGGCAATTTCATCGACGGCGTGCTCTTCATCTCACTGGCGTGGTATCTCATCGACCCTCCGCAGGCGGCAGCCGCGCGCCGCACCGAGGCCGCGCCGGCCTCCGCCGCCATGGCCACCCGCTAGTCGGAAGCGCGAGGCTCCCGGCTCCGGCACGGAACCGGGAGTCCCCTCCATCGTGAGCACCGACGACAAGACCATCCGTGTCGTGATCCGCGGCCGCGTGCAGGGCGTGTCCTACCGCGCCTGGACAAAGAAACAGGCGGACCGGCACGGCGTCGCGGGCTGGGTCCGCAACTTGCCCGACGGCACCGTCGAAGCTTTGTTCTCCGGGCCCGCCGAGGCCGTCGATGCGCTGCTCGCCGCCTGCCGGCGCGGTCCGTTCGCGGCGCGCGTCGACGGCATCGAGGTGAGCGAGGAGGCCGAGGCCGCTCCGGGCGCGGGTTTCAACATCCGCGCCTAGACAGGTCGAGGGCTTGCCCACCGAGCCGCCGGCCTGTAGCCGCCGGGGCAGCACGCCCACCCGGACCGGCGAGACGAAACCGCGATGACGACGCCCTGACCATGTGGGACCTCCACGCCTTTTCCCCGCTCGACTTCGCGGCGCTCGTCTTCTTCGTGGCGTCCTGGGCCGGCTACAGCTTTGCCGTGCAGCGGCGACGGGGCGACCGGCTGAGCCTCAGCCAGATCATGAACCGGCAGCGGCACAAATGGGCCGTCCAGATGATCACCCGCGACAACCGCGTGGTGGATACGACGATCAACGCCTCGCTTCAGAACGGCACCGCCTTCTTCGCCTCGACCGCGCTGATCGCACTCGGTTCGGTGCTGACACTCTCGCGCTCGGGCGACGACGTGCTCAACCTGTTCTCCGCGCTGCCCTTCGGCGCGGGAACGACCCGGCAGACCTGGGAGATCAAGGTCGCCGGGCTCGCCGTCGTGTTCGTCTACGCCTTCTTCAAGTTCGCCTGGGCCTACCGGCTGTTCAATTACGGCGCGATCCTGATCGGCGCGGTGCCGCCCAAGGGCTCGGGCGCCTCCGAGGCGGTGATGCTCCGGGCGGCCGAGCGGGCCGGCGCGATGAACGTGGCGGCGGGCTCGCATTTCGCCAAAGGCCAGCGTGCTTTCCTGTTCGCGCTGGCTTATCTCGGCTGGTTCGTGAGCGCGCCGGTGATGATGCTCGCCACCGCCAGCGTGGTCTGGGTGATGTGGCGGCGCCAGTTCTCCTCGCGGATCCGCGCCTTTCTGCTCGCCGAGGATGACCCACATGGCCGATGAAGCCGCGATCGAAGAGACGATGCTGCGGCTCGTTAGCGAGCGCGGGGCGGACAAGACCTGCTGCCCCTCCGAGATCGCCCGTGCCCTCGGCGGCCCGCATCCGGATGGCTGGAGCCCGCTGATGCAGCCGGTCCGCCGCGTCGCCGTGCGGCTGACGAAGGAAGGCCGGGTGCAGATCATGCGCAAGGGCAAGCCGGTGGAGGATCCGGACGATTTTCGCGGGATCTATCGCTTGAGTCTGCCGCGGGGGTGACGGCGTTTCACGGCGCCGGCAGCACCGCGTCGGTGTAGCCGGTGAGCCGGTAGGCGATCATCCCGATCCACTCCTTCACGCCGATATCGAGTTCCCCCAGACCGGTGGAGGCGAAGCTGGCGAGGCGGTAGGCATCGCGCGGCCAGTTGGTGCGGTAATCGACGGGATAGGCGGTGACGTCGAACCCGGCCTTGCGGAAGCAGCCCATCGAGCGCGGCATGTGCCAGGCGGAGGTGACGAGGAGCCAGCGCTCGCCGGGCTTCGGCTGCACCATGCGCGCAGAGAACACTGCGTTCTCGTGGGTGTTGCGCGATTGCTGCTCCAGGATCAGGCGGTTGCGCGGCACGCCGAGCGTGTCGGCGTAGCGGCTGACGATCTCGGCCTCCGAGACCGCGTCCTCGCGATTGCTGCCGGAGCCACCCGAGAAGACGAGACGCGCCTGCGGGTAGCGTCGGGCGAGGTCGGCGAGAGCGATGGCCCGCTCGCCCGCTTCGTTGACGGTGATCTGGTCACGGCCGATCGAGGTATCGGCCTCGACCGTCCCGCCGAGCACGACGATGCCGGTGATCGGCGTGCCGTCATCGGTGAAGCTCGGAAACCGGTTCTCCAGCGGCGCCAGCGTCCAGGCCGAGAGCGGCGAGAGCCCGGCGACGAGGAGCCCGACGAAGCCGGCGATCGTGAGCACCCGCCCGACCCCGCGGCCGGCCTCGGTGAAGAGCAGGAGACAGCCGAGGAGCCCGAGCAGGATCAGGAAGTTCGATGGCGTGAGGACGAAGAAGATCAGCTTCGAGAGCGGGAAGAACATCGTCTTCTTTCGTCCGGGGTTCGACACGGCATCCGACACGGGCTGACCTTCGCCGGAAACAGTTCAGGTGAGCGGCAGCGACAGAACGGCCGTGGCGGCGGGCCGTTGCGCGAGCGCGCCCAGCCAGCGGCGGATGTTCGGGCGCTCCTCCCGCTCCAGCGGCAGTTGGAACCAGCGATTCGCCGCGAGCCCCACGGCGATGTCGGCGATGGAGAAAAGCTCGCCCGCCACGTGGGGCGTGTCTGCGAGATGCCGGTCGAGCAGGGCGGCACAGCGCTCGGAGCCGGCGCGCGACGCCTCGATCATCCGCGCGTCCCGCTTGTCGGGGGCGACGCGCACGAGTTGGAGGAAGGCGTCGCGCATCGCCGGGGTGAAGGCGGTGGCCTGCCAATCGAGCCACTGGTCGATGAGCGCGCGGGCACGCGGCGCCGCCGGCAGGGCCAGCGGGCCGCCATGGGCGTAAGCGAGATAGCGCAGGATCGCGTTCGACTCCCAGAGGACGAAGCCATCCTCTTCCAGCGTCGGCACGAGGCCGTTGGGATTCATCGCGCGGTAGCGGGCATCATGGACGATGCCGTGCGCGCCGCCCGCCTCAATATGTTCGTAGGCCAGACCCAGTTCGTCGAGCGCCCAGAGCGCCTTCTGAACGTTTCCGGAGCTGGCCCGCCCCCACAGCTTCAGCATCATCGCACGTCCTCGTCGTCGCTCTCGGGGGGATAGGCGTGAACGGCCCCGCCCGGATCGGTCACCCGCCAGGACTCGCCCGCCTCGTCAAGATAGCCCGGCCCCACCGGCACCTTGCCGTGGCCACCGGGAATGTCGAGCACGTAGAGCGGCTGGGCGAGACCGGAGAGGCGACCGCGCAAGCTTCGCATCAGCGCCTGCCCCTCCGGCAGCGCCGTGCGCAGATGGCCGGTGCCCGGCGCGAGATCGCCGTGGTGGAGGTAGTAGGGCTTGATCCGGTTCTCGACGAAGCGGCGCATCAGGGCTTCGAGCGTTTCGGCATCGTCGTTGACGCCGCGCAAGAGCACGCTCTGGCTCACCATCGGGATGCCGGCATCGACCAGCCGGGCCATGGCCCCGCGCGCGGCCGGCGTGAATTCGCGTGGATGGTTGGCGTGGAGCGCCACGAACACCGCGCCGGAAAACCCCTTGAGGGCGGCGACCAGGGCCGCATCGACGCGGGCGGGCTCGACCACCGGCACGCGGGTGTGGAAGCGCAGCACCCGCACATGCGGGATCGCGCCGAGCGCCTCGGTGATCGCCGCGAGCCGCCGGGGCGAGAGGGCGAAGGGGTCGCCTCCCGTCACCACCACCTCCCAGATCTCCGGATGCGCGGCGATGTAGCGGTAGGCACCCGCCAATTCCGCCTCGCTGAGCGAACCCTGGCCTTGGGGGCCGACGCGCTCGCGGCGGAAGCAGAAACGGCAATAGACCGGGCAGATGTGGAGCGGCTTCAGCAGCACCCGGTCGGGATAACGGTGGACGATGCCGGGCACCGCCTCATGCGCGTCGTCGCCGATCGGGTCGGCGCGCTCCTCGGGCCGCGTCTCAATCTCCTCCGCGCGCGGCACGAATTGGTGAGCGATCGGGTCGTCGGGATCGTTCGCGTCGATCAGTTCGGCCATGTCGGCGGTCACCGAGACGGCGTAACGCGCCGCGACCCGCTCCAGGGCGGGGAGGGCAGCCGCGTCCACCAGCCCGGCGCGGGCCAGCGCGGTGACACTCTTCAGGGCGAGGCTCACCGCGACCGATTCCGGGGGACCGGTGTCCAGATCACGTCGTCGATGCGCGGCGCGCCGGTGGCCAGCATCACCAGCCGGTCGAAGCCGAGCGCGATGCCGCTAGCCTCGGGCATGATCGCCAGCGCGTCCAGGAACTCCTCGTCGATCGGATAGCGCTCGCCGTAGATGCGGGCTTTCTCCGCCATCTCCGCCTCGAAGCGGCGGCGCTGCTCGGCGGGATCGGTGAGTTCGCCGAAGGCGTTGGCGAGTTCGACGCCGCAGGCATAGAGTTCGAAGCGCTCGGCGACCCGCGGGTCGCGCGGGCTCGGCCGGGCGAGCGCCGCCTCGCTCACCGGATACTCGCACAGGATGGTCGGGCGCCCCTGGCCGAGATGCGGCTCGATCAGCCCGACGAGGACGCGGCTGAACAGGTCGGCCCAGCTGTCGTCGGGCGCCACGCGCAGGCCGCGGGTCATCACCGCATCGGCGAGGGTGTCGCGGTCGGTCCCGCCGTCGGGCGAGACCGTGGCGAGGAGATCGATGGCAGCAAAGCGCTGGAAGGCCTCCGCCAGGGTCAGCCGCTCGAAGGGTGCGAACGGATCGGCCTCGCGCCCGCGAAAGGTCAGGCGCTTCACGCCCGCGGTTTCGGCGGCGAGGGCCAAAAGTGCGGCACCGTCCTGCATCAGCGCGTCGTAGCGCTCGCCCGCCCGGTACCATTCGAGCATCGTGAATTCGGGATGGTGCAACGCGCCGCGTTCGCGGTTGCGGAAGACGTGGGCGAGGCTGAACAGGCGCGGTTCACCCGCGGCCAGCAGCTTCTTGCAGGCGAATTCCGGCGAGGTGTGGAGATAGAGCGGCTCGCGCGCACCATCGGGCAGGATCGCTTCCGTGGCGAAGGCCGAGAGATGCGCCTCGTTGCCGGGAGAGACTTGCAGCGCGGCGGCTTCGACCTCGACGAAATCGCGCTCCGCGAACCACGCGCGAAACCCCGCGAGGATGCGGTTGCGGGTGAGCAGCAGCGGCCGTCGGTCCGCATGGAGGCCGGGATGCCACCAGGGCGAAGACTCGTGACTCACGCGAAAACAGCCTCCGGCTGGCAACCGAGCCGCGGATAGGGTAGGGCCTCGCGGATGATTCCGCTCATCCGGCCGAGACGCCGGTGAAGAGCCGCCGTTCTCGTCAAGCCAAGGTCCACGCTCGTGAAAGTGATCGCCAGTACCCTTCGCAAGGGCAACGTCGTCGATAAGGACGGCAAGCTCTACGTCATCCTGACGGCGGAGAACATCCACCCCGGCAAGGGCACTCCGGTGACGCAGCTCGATATGCGCCGCATCACCGACGGCGTGAAGATCTCCGAGCGCTACCGTACCACCGAGCAGGTCGAGCGGGCCTTCGTCGAGGACCGCGACCACACCTTCCTGTACCAGGACGGCGAGGGGTATCACTTCATGAACCCCGAGAGCTACGAGCAGATCGCCGTCCCCGCGGACGTGGTCGGCGACGCCGCCCCCTACCTGCAGGAGGGCATGACCGTGACCCTCTCGACCCATAACGGCGTGCCGCTGACCATCGAGCTGCCGCAGCGCATGACCTTCGAGATCGTCGAGACCGAGCCGGTCACCAAGGGCCAGACCGCCTCCTCTTCCTACAAGCCGGCGCTGCTTTCGAACGGCGTGAAGACCTCGGTGCCGCCGCATGTCAGCACCGGCACCCGCGTCGTCATCATGACGGCGGACGGCTCCTACGTGGAGCGCGCCAAGGACTGATTTTCTCTCGGTCGGCGGCTCCCTATCCACTCCTCATCCTGAGGTGCCCGCGATAGCGGGCCTCGAAGGGTGCTCCAGATCCCGCGCGGCTTCTGGAACACCCTTCGAGGCCTCCGCTTCGCGCCGGCACCTCAGGATGAGGGAGAGGCTTGGGGTTTTTGATCGAAAGATCCGCTCACGGCGGGGCCGCGGTGCCTTCCGCGGCCTCGTAGCAGAGCTGCGAGAGCCCCTGCGCCTTGGCCCGCTCTTCCACGGAATAGGGCTTGCCCGAACCCCAGAGCCCCTCCCGCCGCAGGGCATCGGCGGTGCAGCGGGCGGCGATCCGGCAGGCCTGCGCCTCGCCGCCGGTGCGGGTGCAATTGCCCACGTAATCCTTGCGGAAGCTCGCGAGCCCCGCCTTGGGATGCGGCCCGGTCAGCGTGACGAGGCCGGTGAACAGGGCGAGCAGAGCCGGCTGGTGGACGAGATAGACGGCGAGGCTGTGCCGGCCGGCGAAGGCCGTCCCGCGTGCCACGGCGCTCCGGGCCTGCCAGCGGGCGAGCCACGACCCGGCCAAAGCCGGCCGC from Methylobacterium sp. AMS5 carries:
- a CDS encoding acetyl/propionyl/methylcrotonyl-CoA carboxylase subunit alpha is translated as MFDKILIANRGEIACRIIKTARKMGIKTVAVYSDADRDAVHVAMADEAVHIGPAPAAQSYLLIEKIIDACKQTGAQAVHPGYGFLSEREAFPKALAEAGIVFIGPNPGAIAAMGDKIESKKAAAAAQVSTVPGFLGVIESPEHAVTIADEIGYPVMIKASAGGGGKGMRIAESADEVAEGFARAKSEASSSFGDDRVFVEKFITDPRHIEIQVIGDKHGNVIYLGERECSIQRRNQKVIEEAPSPLLDEETRRKMGEQAVALAKAVNYDSAGTVEFVAGQDKSFYFLEMNTRLQVEHPVTEMITGLDLVELMIRVAAGEKLPLTQDQVKLDGWAVESRVYAEDPTRNFLPSIGRLTTYQPPEEGPLGGATVRNDTGVEEGGEIAIHYDPMIAKLVTWAPTRLEAIDAQATALDAFAIEGIRHNIPFLATLMAHPRWRDARLSTGFIKEEFPDGFIAPEPEGPVAHRLAAVAAAIDHKLNIRKRGISGQMRDPSLLTFQRERVVVLSGQRFNVTVDTQGDDLLVTFDDGTTAAVRSAWRPGAPVWSGTVGDQSVAIQVRPLLNGVFLQHAGAAAEARVFTRREAELADLMPVKENAGSGKQLLCPMPGLVKQIMVSEGQEVKNGEPLAIVEAMKMENVLRAERDGTISKIAAKEGDSLAVDAVILEFA
- a CDS encoding gamma-glutamylcyclotransferase family protein; its protein translation is MPLYFAYGANMDAAAMAQRCPASQLIGRGRLPRHRFIIMREGWASVVRAPGATVWGVLWELALSDVPALDRYEGVAGGLYVKAYQPIVTDGGTKRALIYLGRSGAGGLPRPGYLEAVLAAGQAAQLPGPYLQEIRGWQRRTPA
- a CDS encoding acylphosphatase, producing MSTDDKTIRVVIRGRVQGVSYRAWTKKQADRHGVAGWVRNLPDGTVEALFSGPAEAVDALLAACRRGPFAARVDGIEVSEEAEAAPGAGFNIRA
- a CDS encoding DUF599 domain-containing protein → MWDLHAFSPLDFAALVFFVASWAGYSFAVQRRRGDRLSLSQIMNRQRHKWAVQMITRDNRVVDTTINASLQNGTAFFASTALIALGSVLTLSRSGDDVLNLFSALPFGAGTTRQTWEIKVAGLAVVFVYAFFKFAWAYRLFNYGAILIGAVPPKGSGASEAVMLRAAERAGAMNVAAGSHFAKGQRAFLFALAYLGWFVSAPVMMLATASVVWVMWRRQFSSRIRAFLLAEDDPHGR
- a CDS encoding DUF3253 domain-containing protein; this translates as MADEAAIEETMLRLVSERGADKTCCPSEIARALGGPHPDGWSPLMQPVRRVAVRLTKEGRVQIMRKGKPVEDPDDFRGIYRLSLPRG
- a CDS encoding YdcF family protein; protein product: MFFPLSKLIFFVLTPSNFLILLGLLGCLLLFTEAGRGVGRVLTIAGFVGLLVAGLSPLSAWTLAPLENRFPSFTDDGTPITGIVVLGGTVEADTSIGRDQITVNEAGERAIALADLARRYPQARLVFSGGSGSNREDAVSEAEIVSRYADTLGVPRNRLILEQQSRNTHENAVFSARMVQPKPGERWLLVTSAWHMPRSMGCFRKAGFDVTAYPVDYRTNWPRDAYRLASFASTGLGELDIGVKEWIGMIAYRLTGYTDAVLPAP
- a CDS encoding glutathione S-transferase family protein — its product is MMLKLWGRASSGNVQKALWALDELGLAYEHIEAGGAHGIVHDARYRAMNPNGLVPTLEEDGFVLWESNAILRYLAYAHGGPLALPAAPRARALIDQWLDWQATAFTPAMRDAFLQLVRVAPDKRDARMIEASRAGSERCAALLDRHLADTPHVAGELFSIADIAVGLAANRWFQLPLEREERPNIRRWLGALAQRPAATAVLSLPLT
- a CDS encoding lysine-2,3-aminomutase-like protein, with product MSLALKSVTALARAGLVDAAALPALERVAARYAVSVTADMAELIDANDPDDPIAHQFVPRAEEIETRPEERADPIGDDAHEAVPGIVHRYPDRVLLKPLHICPVYCRFCFRRERVGPQGQGSLSEAELAGAYRYIAAHPEIWEVVVTGGDPFALSPRRLAAITEALGAIPHVRVLRFHTRVPVVEPARVDAALVAALKGFSGAVFVALHANHPREFTPAARGAMARLVDAGIPMVSQSVLLRGVNDDAETLEALMRRFVENRIKPYYLHHGDLAPGTGHLRTALPEGQALMRSLRGRLSGLAQPLYVLDIPGGHGKVPVGPGYLDEAGESWRVTDPGGAVHAYPPESDDEDVR
- the epmA gene encoding EF-P lysine aminoacylase EpmA; translation: MSHESSPWWHPGLHADRRPLLLTRNRILAGFRAWFAERDFVEVEAAALQVSPGNEAHLSAFATEAILPDGAREPLYLHTSPEFACKKLLAAGEPRLFSLAHVFRNRERGALHHPEFTMLEWYRAGERYDALMQDGAALLALAAETAGVKRLTFRGREADPFAPFERLTLAEAFQRFAAIDLLATVSPDGGTDRDTLADAVMTRGLRVAPDDSWADLFSRVLVGLIEPHLGQGRPTILCEYPVSEAALARPSPRDPRVAERFELYACGVELANAFGELTDPAEQRRRFEAEMAEKARIYGERYPIDEEFLDALAIMPEASGIALGFDRLVMLATGAPRIDDVIWTPVPRNRSR
- the efp gene encoding elongation factor P, whose product is MKVIASTLRKGNVVDKDGKLYVILTAENIHPGKGTPVTQLDMRRITDGVKISERYRTTEQVERAFVEDRDHTFLYQDGEGYHFMNPESYEQIAVPADVVGDAAPYLQEGMTVTLSTHNGVPLTIELPQRMTFEIVETEPVTKGQTASSSYKPALLSNGVKTSVPPHVSTGTRVVIMTADGSYVERAKD